A stretch of DNA from Anopheles nili chromosome 2, idAnoNiliSN_F5_01, whole genome shotgun sequence:
TTGAACCAATCCTCTTGCGAATACCATTTTTCTGTTTAAGAAGTGAATTCAAATTTTCCTCCGTTTTTAAAACTCTAGTTTTCTTGATACTCTTtaccttttgtttttctttttcctccggAGTTTCCGACATCAATGGGCGTGAATTTAGCTTGCTGTTCCGAGGCAACTGTTCACGCTTCATCACGCCAGAAGGAGCACACTTTTCGGAGTCCGATGGTTGTCTTTTCCCTTCATCATCATTCATGGAATTTTGTTCTCCATCGCTAAATATATCTTTCGAGCTGTCGTTCACGATGTTATCTTTTCTCGCAAGTTTAGAAGCCACAGTAGCACTAGCCGGGTCatattcatcatcatcggaaCCGAATAGATTTCGTTCGACTTTAACAGCCTTTGGGAGTTTCTTGTGAGGATCAGGTTTGCTGTTTGGACTAGGTGAAGGAATATAAGACACCTTTGGGGACACAATTGTAGAACCAGGCGTATAGGGGTCCGGTTCTAACAGTGCCAGTGGCTTGATAGTGGGGTTTACTATTTTTGACGGTTTGTAGGTTCTCTTCATACCAGGCGTGAGACCATTTCGTGTGACGGGTACATATTCTTCAACGTTACTTTTAGGTGTCTTCTTTATCGGCTCTGGGTGATATTCTTCGATCTCTGTCCCAGGTTGTGTGCTACGGAATTGTGTTTTTTCGATTGCTTCCGTGGCAATTTTGGACTTTTCCTGCTTCAATTCATCGATTTCTTTCAGCAACCTTAACACAGTTTTATCACGATCTTCCACTCTATCAAAAACGATGCGACCTTGATCGCTGATCTCAACGTAAATACAATTATTGTGTAAGCTGGAAAGCTTCTCTTTGAAAATAATGTTCAGATTGTTACGGTACGTTTTATCGCGGAATGCATATTTCATTTGTAGATACGGGCGCTCAGCATAGTGCAAGCGGTATTCCTTATTCACCTGAAACAGACGATCGTTATCTTTATCATGCTCAGCCAAATGCTTGCGGAATAGTTCATAGAGTTTTCTGTAGACAAACGACTGCCAGACATCGCGGGTCAAATATTTATTCTGTGCTGCATGCTCGTattctttttgattttcacTCTCTGTAAGCGACACTAGAGGCATTACTACCAAGTCCACTAGAATATACTTTTCTCCAAACTATACAGGAATTGTAGAAAAAACGCAAGCGTTATCATTATTAACCGCATACTTTAATTAAATCACGAGTTTATGTAGCATTACCTTGAGCTTTTCGATCAAATGAGACGATGGCATCATTTTAAAACGACAATAGTAAAACAAGGCAATAATGtatatgcaatttttttttacagttaAGGATAGATATGGCGCAAcatattaaaacaatttgaacgaaaataaaagaacttCAAGTCTCACGCCATTTCCCCTACACACTTTGTCGGGATAATAAAGGGGATTATTACGGTCTACATTCGTTAAAACTTTCAGGTATGATGAATgttttgtaaacaatttaTGGTCTCGATTCGAAAGTTGTTTTAATTGTGACAGTTAAGTTTACATTCCTCCTTACAGGGTGCATATGATATAATTATTACTTCACACTTTGGGGGACTGCCAGGACGATAAACGGAGCCGTTGGTAACAATTTACTTTTAAAGATATTTATTACATTTAACATCCTccatttcaaaatatttttttttgctttttatcagTGTGTAACTAGCATTAGAGCTGAATGATTGTAAATCCCTATCATGACAATACTAGCTGCAACCCATTGGTGATTACTCTGAATTTATCTCTATAGTTTTGTATGGTGATTACTTTTTGATATTTCAAAAATAGCAAACCACATTTCTGTTTCATTAATGAGTTCACCGCCTAAGATATTTTGTTTGGCTGCGAAGTTTGAATTTTGAAGTCCTTTTTCACATGACGACAGTGACGTTTTTAATGTCATTTTACATTGCGcgtgattgttttgtttgctgttaaCAATCGGTGCAGAAATAAGTGATTTTGAAACTGTAATTATCAATTGTTTAACTTTAAAGTGCTCAGTTTAAAAGTGTTGGAAGTTTTATGCTAACATTTAGGATGTGCTATATGTTTAGTATGGCGTCCAATGTGGTGCTTTAAAATAGAAGCGATAAGCTACATCGCAGTTCAAATcaacgaaggaaaagaagaataataaaaagaagaagtaTACTATTTTCCGACCGAGGAGTCATCGTGAATTCAAGTTAGTTCAAGTAACAGTTGTTCAAGACGATTCTACGGAGGTAGATGGTTAACTTTTGGCATGATGGGAAAGCTTGTACTTATCAACGAGTCCACGAAAGAATGGATTACTGTATCGGACAAAGATCAAATAATTGGCAGAGGAGATTTTCTGGCGGTATGCGTGAGGTAGCAAACACGTTGTTTGATTTGTAACATTCattgttgttatttattgCAGTGCACCGATAAAAGAGTTTCGAGAAATCATGGCATTATCAGAAGTCAATTACAAGGCCCAAAAACATTACTCTTTCTCCAGGCATTGCACCATACAAATCCAATATTTTATCGGAAAAATAATGATACCCaggaatttattttgaaagaAGATGATACCATACTGCTGGATGAAGGAGAGAAATTTCGTCTTTTGCCAGATGGAATCTGGTTCGAAGTAAAATATGAATGTGAACCAGATTCCACTGAAAATGGTCTCCTAAATGCGGAAATTACAGCTTCCAAAAGTAACAAAGATCCGAATGATTCCATGTTACCTGCGGAGGATTCCTCCAAACGTAAGCATGAAGCCGATACTTCTGAAGATAATACCAAACGACCGCGTGAGGCAAGTGATGATCAACCATCGACATCGTCGGCAGTCCCGCAAGCTTATCCGTCAGTAAAACCTGACCCAGATAGTAGCAGTACAGGCGGTATGGCTTTGCCAGTTACCATTAAACCGGATCCAGATAATGTGCCATCGGACAGTAACTCGAATCAAGTTACAATTAAACCTGAACCGGACGGCTCTAATAGCAATGCCGGAATAAGTACCTTGAATAGCGTAGGAAACGTCTCAGTTATACGTCCTTCGTGTGATTTTGGAATACGCTGTTACAGAGGCGGAAGTGATCATCGCGCCATGCTTGCTCATCCCGGTGATCTTGACTATCGAAGACCCAACTTTCCACCTGCACCACCAGGTTCGCCATTGTGCCCCTTTGGAGTTCGTTGTTACAGAAGGAATCCGCAGCATTTTCGCGATTTTAATCATCCCGATCCAAGTAAGTATTCTTCTGATTTGAATAGTCTGTCCACCCCATCGACCAATTTTGGCAGACGTTCCAATCGAGTCAGTAATTTACCGATAAAATTTAAGGATTATTTaatgtaatttgatttttgtataTAAACAACTgtgcattaatttttttccgaaaaaaatattaaaatagaCGCAAATAGGaagttattatttaaaaattgtaTCTAAAATTGTTACTTGGAATAAATCAAGCATCTgccatgttttatttattcggtCAGTTATGTGGCTTAAATTGGTAATTTAGTATTGTATACTAAGAGATTTATGTAAAAATTGCTGCATAATTGTTGGTGGTGTTAAAagatggttttgatttttaatagATTTATACTTTTAGGTGTGAGCTTTATCCAGAGCAGACCGGTGCGATTAATCGTTCATAGAACCCTACCTGTTGATGACTTTACCGACGATGAATATTATGAAGATTCAGACATCGATTTTGGAGAAACATCGTCGGATGAATATAGCATAACATGGCTTGATGAAAACAGTGATGGAGACGAAGAATGatgtaaaaaagaaagtaCTTCTAAGAGATGTTAGTTATtaagtttattattattattactactCTATATAGTTTACGTTTATCAAACAATTTCAACTGGAAAAGAATATCAATAAAAAGCTTATTTACTTGGTTTGTGGATTGGCGCGTCAATGTTGTAGCTGTTGTGCGTACAAATTAGGCTATTACTGAATTTTCTCAAGATAAAACCACTGTTGAACAATAATATAGGCTTTCGTACTGAGTCTGACACTTTCGTGTCAtattaaaattattgtttAATACAAGAATATTCCTGAACACAAATAAATCTCTAAGGGAGTATTCTACTTTATAATGTCaaggaaatatattttatttttgatactGGCGAACTAAACACATTTAAGTGTATACCATTAAAATGCTGTTGAAAAAGCCATATATGTCATGAAACAATGAGTTTTAATGGACTAAAAAGTTGCATATAATTGCACGGTTACATCGAAGGGGAAGATTTCGTTTTCAGAGAGTTTCTACTATCAGAAACTCAATATGGTGTTGCGTGCAGGTGCAACTCTctaaaaatgattattataAACTGTAGAATATCCACATCGGGCAACATCAGATCTAGCTTGATGTGCAATGGCTGAAGGAAGTCAACTGAACGAATGCAAAAATTGCGCTTActgagcaatgcagcagcaccAGACTAGACCACGTGGTCGTGTTCGTAGGAGCATGTGAAATAAGTATAGCTCAGATAAGAACAATACATAAACCCAATCAGTTGTGGATGATAGTCACAGCGGCTGTGGGGAGGATATGCCTTTCAGTCCACTTGTGCATGaatatttcttgttttttttttaatattttgttgTACAAtgttaacaccttgcgtgccatgtCAGCCAAAGAGTGACTGACGGAAAATTTGCTAGAatgccatgtcacccatttttgggttacggaAAAAACccttcattttaaaatgcaatttttgaatatttagaacagctattattcccacttATCACTTTtttgaccaaacagaaatacgaatgaacgtaaagtaagctaaaaattcatcacaaacgaaGAACgtgccggtgcaaccgtggctctgACGTATCAAGagacgcttgaatcgtggcattttgtgcactttcctaaaaaaacgcttggcacgcaaggtgttaaacaAAATTGCCGTTCCAaccaagaataaaaaaaatacagtagCTCGAAATACGCTGTGATCTTGAGTTCGAATCTTGACATTATCTATTATATTATATCAAAGATAGGATTATATTATATCAAAGATAGACTAAATTGATGATCAacgtgagaaaaataaaaaggatgtTGACATACTAGCGGTTATCCCAAAGTTAGCACtgataataaaatttacattGAAATACGTGTATTATCAGTCAACCGTTCATACTATAGCATGAGGATACTTTTCCATGCTAAATATCATTCGTCCTGGGGCCAAAATACCATTCAAAATACCAATACAGACGAATCTGGGGCTCTTTCTTTGCCGACTCGATCATAAttgatcgattgattgatttaccGCGCTGACATTGTCAACTGTAAATCGTTTTCTAGGTCTCTCGATTTTTTACTCAGTACATCGTGCACCCTTGCTTGATACAATCTCCAGTAAGTTCTGCGCTTTGTGCTACTTTTGTAGCCGCAGACAAACTACTTCCTGGTTGGGCTTAAGTTCCTCGTTGGTGTTCTTGATATATGCTTCAACTAAAGAATCTTTTCGGCCTTTGCCGTCGTGAGAACGTCCGGGCACGCCAAACTGCGTATCAAAATCGTGGAATATTCCTCTCTCCCACACAGCAACTTGCATGTTCTACTGACTAAGTTAAATATTCACATACGCCTACGAGACGTGGACATCCATCGACGATGAACCATGTTTTTTACCCTTGTTTGCTAGCAAGGTCAGAAGGTTTCTCCCCGTTTGTGTGGAACCAAGTAGTTTTTAAGTATTTTTGTGGAATACTGAATCAGTTGTCATTTTTTAGCTAAAATCTAAAGCAAgcaacaaaattttttattttatgaactTTAGAGCCCGTTAAAAAACACAACTTAAAACGATTGAcaatttgatcctttttttttaaattgaaggACCGTGAATGgggttttgtctttttttcggCAAGGAAAACTATATTAGAAGCACTTCTTTATCATTCTACATAAAGACTACTAAAAACTTATTGTGCCAATTATCAGCCATAACGTTTATCGTTTACATTTTTGAGTGATTTGCGAAAGACCAGCGCATAAACCGTGGTTGAGATGTGATTTGCGATAAGCAAATCGAATACCAAAATCTGTAAGCAGCAATAATAAACGAGCAAAAGTTATTTATGTTGAGATCaaattatacttttttttaaagtagaTTGATCtatttggaaaataatatattgatcaaattgatcaaaataatgaaattggTATAATAAGTTTACCATAGCGAACTATCTTAGTAATCAAATTAAACACATTGAAATCGTCCTTCATAATTTTCTCGCAAGGGTCTCAGCACATGTTCATAGCTTAAGCACTGCGCAGCATGGATTCATCCCAAATTGCTTAACTTTCGCAAATTTAGGTTCAATTTGAATCCGATTGCTTAAACAGTCTAGATAGAAGCCATCAAATAGACTGTGTTTACACAAATCTTAAAACATTTTTCGACAGCATAGACTATACTGTTGGCAAAGCTTGAAAAACTTGGATTATCGCGGCACATCCCTGATTGGCTCCAATCGTATTTGACTGATCGTTTGTGTAGATTAAAATTTGTACAATAGTTGGCTATTTCGTTCAACTTAGTGTCCAGTCTTTCTCCAGAAaccaattttgttttttttgtatgttaaCGGTATTTTCGTGTTAGGTAACCTAAGCTTTCTAATGGTTACCCATTACAGTAAACTCATTAGTTTAAGGATTTAAATGATCAAATAACATTTAATACATTGTACTGTTGCACTAGTTAGGATAATCCTAGAGTATGGCAATACACACAAGTAGGCTGTATGCGGAATCATGAAGTAGCAACATTGAAAGAATACAGTGAAAAGTGTCCTGTTTTGCTCAATGTAAACTTTAACGATAGCAATTCATTGCCACCGTAACGATCACACCAACTTCTGCAAGAACTAATCTCACTTCCATAAAGGTGGAGAAATGcgcaagttttttttgctaacgTCCTGGTGCACAACATCAGCGcctagaaaattttttaacGTATTAGTTTCAATATCAAAACACTCACTTCTAGGTATCGTTCATTGCTGAAACTtgcttttgaaataaaatgaattgaCCTGGACATATGGCCATTAGTCGCCGGTCCTATTTACTACTAAGGTTGAGTGGAGTTAGAATACAGATTAATAAAGGAGGGCCCAGGTAGCTGGACTTCTGCATCGTACCGTATTAAAACcttagtaaagaagaagaggaagaaaaagacgaagtaaaaaataaaatgaaataagctTTATGCGCCCCGCTGAAACCACAAGctaatttaacaacattttttaaGTTCTCCGACTACAATGAAAAATGGTACGAATAACAGAAAACTTTGGATTCCCTGAATGAGATTAAGTGTTAAATGTGGTTgctgttttatattattttaaaactctAGTTTATAAGTCTGTTAAGCCAATCACTGGTCGCACATTGAATgtctaaaaaataaattgatcaTACAATCTATTTATGAGCAACGCTAAAATGGGAAGAAATAGCAGTTATAATTCATTACCGAGTTTAGTTACAAAGAACAAACGATACGCCCCGATTGGCCATAAAAAAGATTATGTTTTTAGCTTTAAAATTGATGTTTGAATAAAGTAAAAACTGTAACCTTGTTTTCAGCTTTAAAATTGATGTTTGAATAAAGTAAAAACTGTAACCTTTAAATGATGGTTTTCATGTTTTGGGCCGAAAACTGTCTTAGTGCTTAATGTATGCACCGAAAGTTTTTTGGGTAATAAGTATCATCTACTACATACAGATTGCTTATAACATTAGTTTGAGTGGGTTGATAAAATATCTGTAAgaaaattatacatttttttagcaTTGAACAATGCTTTTGATAGCCTACTTTGTTCGCCTACTGTAAAAACTTTTTTGTATAATCCGTTGAACGGCACAACTCGTTTGATGCAGCCGTTATTTCCTGCTCCATTCAACGAAAAGGTCTTCTTTCCTATGTATCACTTGATGCATTAATATGCAATTAGCTGGATCAATCGCGAACTGATGCTGCCAATTGCAATCTGTTACACTCTACATAAATTGTAGTGCATTGACGAATTCAACAATTGCAGCTTTGAAGTGCTTCATACATAACATCTCAAGCAGACCACACCTGCGTTGGGTACGCTTTGAGATGCATAGAATTTGCTGTGTTAAAAGGTCCATTCTTCTAAGCTCAAACATGGACGGCATACGATTTTGTTGctacaaaaaagagaaagaaacaaccCGTACAGGCATCCATCAACGTTGTGAACAAAACAGAACTGTACACAGTATCGGAAGTGCATCCGGAATAAGATTCAATAAATGTTGAGGATCCGTAAGaagcaccaaaaaaagctCTATTAAGTAGACAGTCATTTGTGCAATTGAGGTGGAATTATGAAGCCTAATGTGTTTGCCTTCTGGGATTGTCGTAGGCTTGCAACAACGCGCTGGTGggcattttgtttgtgtgtgtgtgtatagaCCAGTCACCAAGGAATGGGACACAGGGAAATGGATCGACacaaaaacggaacaaacatTGAGGTTACGAGCAACTGCGGAAGTGAAATCAATTGTCCCGAGAAGTCAAACGTCCACGACCGGACCTGATGATGACACAGCCAGGCTAAAAACGGAACTGGCCGGACTGGCGAAGTGGCTCCGGTCTCAGGAAACTACCGAAATTGGGAACAGGGAGAATCAGTTGTCCTTAAGCCGACGGGTGGCCCATTCAGGGATTAAATGCAACGATGGTGCCACCTCCGGTGTTTGTTTACCGTTGTTCGGGAGGCTTTCCAAGCCTTGTATGCGTCGGAAAGAAAATATAGAGCTCGATGGTTCGCgctggggtgggtttttgtcaTTTCAAAATGACTAATCACTGGCAGAGGAAATaggaagaagcaacaaacaaccaTCATTGCCTCAGTAAGTTATTGGCATCGAGTTGttaattaaatcatcaaaTTCCGCTGCAGATGCTGGGTCGCCGTGTTTCTGAAGCATCGATACGTAGGGATAAGTTTTGGAAAACGGCAAACCACCCTGGGAGATTGCAAAATTGAATCTTGCGCTTAGACCGAGTCGCTTTGTAACAGAAACAATTGTGTTACGAGTTGTCATTTTTAGATGCCTCTCTAATGTCCGCTATTCTAACCAACGATGCAAAGGTCTACACGACCCAGCACTGGACACtgttatcctttttgcttttcgctgCTTCGAACCCTTGAGCGAGGCATCTATCGCGTGTACCACTCAGGCGAAGGTGAAAGTAGAAAGAGATGCTAACTGATCGATATCTACGAGAATTatggcattttcttttttcgtaacatttttttttgctctatagTTTTGGCACACATTTCATCCGCTCGAAGatatggttttatttgcccATCAAACCGATGTTATAACGTAATTCTTTTGTAAACGCACACGCAACAGGGATGTGTCGTACCATCACAACCCCAAATGAGCGCGATCGTCCTTGGAAGAGAGGAGCTAAGATCGATCGTATTTCGATGCCAGCGAAATCTACGACGATCCCTTTCTGTTCTGCACGGTTTGAGTTGTCGAATCGTTTAATAATCCTGTGCGGATCACTACTTGGGAGGTTGAGCAAGTTCGCTGCACCATTGAGGACAATAAATGTCGCCCGATGTCAGTGTGCCTATATGGGTCTTTGGATCGTTTCTTTTGCACCCTGTGTCGAGTTAGTTCTGGTGAAATTATCTATTCTTTCGATCGCTATTCTTCACGAGAGATCCGTCTTGTTAATTGCGTCGCTTAGCGAATCGGATTGAAAGATCCCAAATCCAAGCGCCTCGAAAGATTTTTAACATCCTCGCAACATAACACCCACAATTGCACACAGAATGCGATCGCGCTCGCCACGTTTACAATAATCTGCGGGACTATCTACGATGCCTTTGCTTGTGACGTTAATTCAACAAATGGGTCCCTGTAGGTAGTCTTCCATACGTTGCGTTTTTCCAAAGTACACCTTTTGTGTGGCCCAACTAGACGAAAGGTGGCTTGAGAATGCGTAGCATGGGTCTGAATCGACGAAATACAATAGAGCACGTGCTTGTTTAAATCACTGCTTTTTCAAATTTGTCTATCGCTAAAACAGTAAACCAAGCATCTCTTTAACATTGTGATTGCAA
This window harbors:
- the LOC128732137 gene encoding uncharacterized protein LOC128732137 — protein: MPSSHLIEKLKFGEKYILVDLVVMPLVSLTESENQKEYEHAAQNKYLTRDVWQSFVYRKLYELFRKHLAEHDKDNDRLFQVNKEYRLHYAERPYLQMKYAFRDKTYRNNLNIIFKEKLSSLHNNCIYVEISDQGRIVFDRVEDRDKTVLRLLKEIDELKQEKSKIATEAIEKTQFRSTQPGTEIEEYHPEPIKKTPKSNVEEYVPVTRNGLTPGMKRTYKPSKIVNPTIKPLALLEPDPYTPGSTIVSPKVSYIPSPSPNSKPDPHKKLPKAVKVERNLFGSDDDEYDPASATVASKLARKDNIVNDSSKDIFSDGEQNSMNDDEGKRQPSDSEKCAPSGVMKREQLPRNSKLNSRPLMSETPEEKEKQKVKSIKKTRVLKTEENLNSLLKQKNGIRKRIGSKKEGFLGKQEKLTEIASELKRLSKDRVLDCTSLSKEEILDTFQRYRQELEDIFMRFKDKTERQWKSSSELCYFTDLGNILDDEQKFIMLQHLEDEFVESQERGKYTEFFTSSLLMEWGLRIFMDRHQFESRQSALERIKQQERSYLASLPNDFLMKYP
- the LOC128724277 gene encoding aprataxin and PNK-like factor, translating into MMGKLVLINESTKEWITVSDKDQIIGRGDFLACTDKRVSRNHGIIRSQLQGPKTLLFLQALHHTNPIFYRKNNDTQEFILKEDDTILLDEGEKFRLLPDGIWFEVKYECEPDSTENGLLNAEITASKSNKDPNDSMLPAEDSSKRKHEADTSEDNTKRPREASDDQPSTSSAVPQAYPSVKPDPDSSSTGGMALPVTIKPDPDNVPSDSNSNQVTIKPEPDGSNSNAGISTLNSVGNVSVIRPSCDFGIRCYRGGSDHRAMLAHPGDLDYRRPNFPPAPPGSPLCPFGVRCYRRNPQHFRDFNHPDPSVSFIQSRPVRLIVHRTLPVDDFTDDEYYEDSDIDFGETSSDEYSITWLDENSDGDEE